TTTTATCATTCAACACGACACGTATGGTCGAAGTAGCGGCTTTCCTTTTACCCAAAGACAATGATGCATATCCCGTCCCATCCTCTGCCATGTCCGCATGCGCAACAACATTTGCATAGGCTTCTTTTTGTTTCTGTTCAGCAGCTTTCCCCCGTTCAATCACTTGGTTGATAGCCGCTCCAGCTTCCTTACCGTCCAATGTGGCATGATAATCAGCGCCGAGCATACGTACAGGCAGGAAATATTCGGGTGCCAAGATCAGTACCGTCAGCGCAGGGCCAAGTAGCATATGCCCTTCTGTCAGACGTAATCCCAGACCAACTGCTACGGAAGCAACGGACAACATCGTAAAGAAATCGAGTGCAAACGAAGAAAGAAAAGCCATGCGCAGCGTAGACATCGTTGCTTTCCGATACCGCTGACTGACCCGCAAAATGGACCCTTCATGTGTTTTGCTCTGTCCCAATGTTTTTAGCGTTTCTAGTCCACGCAAGGTATCAACAAAATGGTTAGCGAGTGCTTTGTAAGATCTGAATTGTCCGTCTATCTTACGCTGAGCTGCGAGGCCAATCAGAATCATGAATACGATCAGGATTGGGAGTGTCAGCATCAGAATAACCCCGGACATCAGATCCAGCTTGAACACATACAGCAAAATGACGATGGGTGTGAATCCTATGCCCAGCATGCGAGGAATGAATAGTTCGAGATACGTCTTGTATTGAGCTGTTCCCTCACGTGCCAGGGTAACCAGATGGCCTGTGCCTTCCGTCTTGGCATAACGCGGCCCGAGCCTGAACCACTGCTCCACCATCTGTCTGCGCAGATCAGTCCCTGTCCTCTCCGCATATCGTGAGGTCACGAGTTGTAACCAGAAGGATAAGGCGTAGCGGGCGGCAAAAGCAGCCAGGAACAGCAGCAGTACTGGGTACTGCTCCGTTACGGATGAACCTTCAAACAATGCCGTGATGGCCTGTGCCAGCCATTTGGCTTGCATAATGATCGTCATCGCCTGCAACAGTACCAGCGCTGATGCCAGCGCCAGTACAGGCCGGATGCCCGGCAGCTTCATCAGCCCCCGTCCCATATCAGTACTCCAGGTGGTGCTGCTCGTTCAGACGTTTGCGGAAGATATAATAACTCCAGATCTGATAACCGAGAACAAACGGCAGCAGTGTGCAGGCAACAATTGTCATTACTTTCAATGAATAAGCGCCCGATGCGGCATTGTATACAGTCAGGTCATATGCCGCTCCAAAGGAACTCACCATCACTCTTGGGAAAAGTCCGATAAAGACCGAGGCAAAAGCAATTGCAATCACTGCCCCAGTCATCCCAAAAGCCCAGCCTTCCCGCTTCTGACGAACAAAGTATGCCGCAAGTGCAAGCGAAACTGCGCCGAGTACAACCATAATCCAAAGAGCCCAGCCGCGTACGGCGAACACATCGGTCATGAAATACGTCATTAACGCGTAAACAGCGAGCAGTGCGGCCAGCGGCAGCATTAATTTTTGCGCTGTCTTCAAGGCACGCTCTCTGAGATCACCTACTGTTCGTAGTGATGCAAACAGCAATCCATGAACCAGACATAACAGGGTTACGCTTAAGCCACCAATCACGGTGTACGGATTAACAATATCGAGGAATCCTGCACGCAACTGCATCTCCCCATCAATGGGCAGACCTTTCATCAATGTGGCAAAGACCACGCCGAACAGGAAAGGCAAGAGCGCGCTGGAGACAACAATGATGATGTCCCACGTTTTGCGCCAGCGCTGCTGTTTCATTTTACTGCGGAATTCGAAAGCAACTCCGCGACCAATCAAGGCGAGTAACACCACTACAAGTGGCAGGTAA
This Paenibacillus xylanexedens DNA region includes the following protein-coding sequences:
- the cydB gene encoding cytochrome d ubiquinol oxidase subunit II; this encodes MNRPIRSAWMEVIPLSLSELWFLLIAVLFVGFFFLEGFDFGVGMSTGIIAKTDRERRTLINSIGPFWDGNEVWLITAGGAMFAAFPHWYATLFSGFYLPLVVVLLALIGRGVAFEFRSKMKQQRWRKTWDIIIVVSSALLPFLFGVVFATLMKGLPIDGEMQLRAGFLDIVNPYTVIGGLSVTLLCLVHGLLFASLRTVGDLRERALKTAQKLMLPLAALLAVYALMTYFMTDVFAVRGWALWIMVVLGAVSLALAAYFVRQKREGWAFGMTGAVIAIAFASVFIGLFPRVMVSSFGAAYDLTVYNAASGAYSLKVMTIVACTLLPFVLGYQIWSYYIFRKRLNEQHHLEY
- the cydD gene encoding thiol reductant ABC exporter subunit CydD, whose amino-acid sequence is MGRGLMKLPGIRPVLALASALVLLQAMTIIMQAKWLAQAITALFEGSSVTEQYPVLLLFLAAFAARYALSFWLQLVTSRYAERTGTDLRRQMVEQWFRLGPRYAKTEGTGHLVTLAREGTAQYKTYLELFIPRMLGIGFTPIVILLYVFKLDLMSGVILMLTLPILIVFMILIGLAAQRKIDGQFRSYKALANHFVDTLRGLETLKTLGQSKTHEGSILRVSQRYRKATMSTLRMAFLSSFALDFFTMLSVASVAVGLGLRLTEGHMLLGPALTVLILAPEYFLPVRMLGADYHATLDGKEAGAAINQVIERGKAAEQKQKEAYANVVAHADMAEDGTGYASLSLGKRKAATSTIRVVLNDKMAAGHLAPDSASVSTTPELVSSSSSVFSWNESSRLALTDVQVRHDDEGPYSLKDVTFQITGLGKIGIIGASGAGKSTLIDVLAGFQLPTSGQVLANGQPVTQDMLESWRRQTAAIPQHPYIFSGSLADNVRFYMPEASDAEVAKAISAAGLTKLLSSLSGGLHEPIGAGGRQLSGGQEQRVALARALLSKRNILLLDEPTAHLDVETEYELKQTMLPLFDGKLVFLATHRLHWMPHMDRIIVMDGGTVAETGTHQELLARQGVYYQMIQAQMEAI